One genomic region from Streptomyces sp. NBC_00582 encodes:
- a CDS encoding AI-2E family transporter, with the protein MGSVLVLLVSGVLSVAVWFCITFETVVTPVLLALLGTALLGPLYRRLIAMKVNKSLAAGLTCAAVVVVMGAVAYIVVTALIDTGDQIISSLRDAAASIEERFGLSGTSLDDLAVNAKDLLSRFGGTAVNGLLNGVSVVFEMAATGTLAILLMFFFLRDSDRAVAALHALAPRDSGESLEVMARRAFQAIEGFMRGTTIVAFIDAVCTTVGLFVLDVPGAVGLGALVFIGAYIPYLGAFLSGAVAVLVAFADGGLGTALWVLGVVFVVQLLEGNVLQPMIQSRTLQMHPAMILVALTAGASVAGVLGMLLAVPMTAAVFGVLSELRSRYEETPRAAKAPETEVVDDSRSGGDGPPPRAGRRSRRLVGVAATGMPSRLPHRIKGTVSGA; encoded by the coding sequence GTGGGCAGCGTGTTGGTGCTCCTCGTCAGTGGTGTCCTCTCCGTGGCGGTGTGGTTCTGCATCACGTTCGAGACGGTCGTGACGCCGGTTCTGCTCGCGCTGCTTGGCACGGCCCTGCTCGGCCCGCTCTACCGCAGGCTGATCGCGATGAAAGTGAACAAGTCGCTTGCCGCTGGGCTGACCTGTGCTGCCGTCGTCGTGGTCATGGGCGCGGTGGCGTACATCGTGGTGACCGCCCTCATCGACACCGGTGACCAGATCATTTCCTCGCTGCGCGACGCGGCCGCTTCGATCGAGGAGCGGTTCGGCCTTTCGGGGACGTCCCTGGACGATCTCGCTGTGAATGCGAAGGACCTGCTGTCGAGGTTCGGGGGCACCGCCGTCAATGGCCTCTTGAACGGTGTGAGCGTGGTCTTCGAAATGGCCGCGACGGGCACACTCGCGATCCTGCTCATGTTCTTCTTCCTGCGCGACTCCGACAGGGCGGTCGCCGCACTGCACGCGCTCGCCCCACGCGATTCCGGTGAGAGCCTCGAGGTGATGGCCCGCCGTGCCTTCCAGGCGATCGAGGGATTCATGCGCGGCACCACGATCGTCGCCTTCATCGATGCAGTCTGCACCACCGTCGGTCTGTTTGTCCTGGACGTACCGGGCGCGGTCGGGCTCGGGGCGTTGGTGTTCATCGGTGCGTACATCCCGTACTTGGGCGCGTTCCTGTCAGGCGCGGTCGCGGTCTTGGTCGCCTTCGCCGATGGCGGTCTAGGCACCGCGCTGTGGGTCCTGGGTGTCGTCTTCGTGGTGCAGCTCCTCGAGGGCAACGTGCTGCAACCGATGATCCAGAGCCGCACTCTGCAGATGCACCCCGCCATGATCCTGGTGGCCCTGACGGCCGGGGCGTCGGTCGCCGGAGTCCTCGGCATGCTCCTCGCCGTGCCCATGACTGCGGCGGTGTTCGGAGTGCTCTCGGAGCTGCGGAGCCGATACGAGGAGACACCGCGTGCTGCCAAGGCGCCCGAGACCGAGGTCGTCGACGACTCCCGTTCAGGTGGGGACGGGCCGCCGCCCCGAGCGGGTCGTCGGTCTCGGCGACTGGTGGGCGTCGCGGCCACGGGAATGCCGTCGCGTCTGCCACACAGAATCAAGGGCACGGTGTCCGGAGCCTGA
- a CDS encoding sensor histidine kinase, whose product MTTTSPRVRPVEPSSLLGGPEHRTVVRLLAWLISIQRAGQEHPRFRQWAAPLVCAALGVPGLLDSVAGADPGFPVALMVMIGFTVPLLARERHPFLVFAVITAFSMAEAVSGVLTYAHFLAQLIMLYNLARFAPPVQLAVAVAITVPQTIVTIMTFAPDRQIERIDSPLAVTTDLVLCILAIAGLGLAGRVARSYITALEDQAVRLEVERDQRARLAEARERARISREMHDILGHTLAVVVGLADGAAGLAETKPKQTADTLRIIADSGRGALADLRRLLTKIREEGPHETPFRPQPGVSDLDALLSRARAAGPDVGLHTAGDLTGLPAGLQLALYRIVQEALTNTLKHAASDTAVRVSLIAEKDAVHVTVEDTGPPATKRDHSWEGGGQGLLGMRERAALYQGTVTAGPNSEGGWSVRAILLPTTLTNTASDAHPA is encoded by the coding sequence GTGACCACCACCTCCCCGAGGGTCCGCCCGGTGGAACCCAGTAGCCTTCTGGGCGGCCCGGAGCATCGCACGGTAGTGCGGCTGCTGGCCTGGCTGATATCGATACAGCGGGCCGGCCAGGAGCACCCCCGGTTCAGGCAGTGGGCGGCGCCACTGGTGTGCGCGGCTCTTGGTGTCCCGGGTCTTCTGGACAGTGTTGCCGGGGCCGATCCGGGTTTCCCGGTCGCGCTCATGGTAATGATCGGGTTCACTGTCCCGCTGCTCGCGCGGGAGCGCCATCCCTTCCTGGTCTTCGCCGTTATCACGGCCTTCTCCATGGCGGAGGCCGTGTCCGGGGTTCTCACCTACGCTCATTTTCTCGCACAACTGATCATGCTGTACAACCTCGCCCGGTTCGCACCGCCGGTCCAGTTGGCCGTCGCCGTCGCGATCACCGTCCCCCAGACCATCGTGACGATCATGACGTTCGCGCCGGACAGGCAGATCGAACGGATCGACAGCCCTCTGGCGGTGACCACCGACCTGGTGCTCTGCATCCTCGCAATAGCTGGCCTGGGGCTGGCTGGCCGCGTGGCGCGCTCCTACATCACCGCCCTGGAGGACCAGGCGGTGCGCCTGGAGGTGGAGCGCGACCAGCGGGCCCGCCTGGCAGAGGCCAGGGAGCGGGCACGCATCTCCCGGGAGATGCACGACATACTCGGCCACACCCTCGCCGTCGTGGTCGGCCTGGCTGACGGTGCGGCGGGCCTGGCCGAGACCAAACCGAAGCAGACCGCGGACACACTGCGGATCATCGCCGACAGCGGGCGCGGTGCCCTGGCCGACCTGCGTCGGCTCCTCACCAAAATTCGCGAGGAGGGCCCTCATGAGACGCCCTTTCGCCCACAGCCGGGTGTCAGTGATCTCGACGCTCTGCTGAGCCGGGCCCGTGCGGCCGGCCCCGACGTCGGCCTCCATACGGCCGGTGACCTCACCGGCCTGCCCGCGGGACTGCAACTCGCCCTGTACCGCATCGTCCAGGAAGCGTTGACCAACACCCTCAAGCACGCCGCCTCCGACACCGCGGTCCGTGTCTCCTTGATCGCGGAGAAGGATGCCGTACATGTCACCGTCGAGGATACTGGTCCGCCCGCCACGAAACGGGATCATTCCTGGGAAGGCGGCGGGCAGGGGCTTCTCGGCATGCGTGAACGCGCCGCGCTCTATCAAGGGACAGTCACCGCCGGCCCCAACTCCGAAGGCGGCTGGAGCGTTCGAGCTATTCTGCTTCCGACCACACTCACGAACACGGCCTCAGACGCACACCCGGCATGA
- a CDS encoding alpha/beta hydrolase fold domain-containing protein produces MSLLARPALASPAAKVMQRLNALLADRHVASSLHKRYPEYPRNTHELTIPTSIAPARAVVYFPDCPDGAPLPPVHVNFHGGGFVLPPVELDDPLCRFLAAEAGAVVVNVDYVVAPQHPFPAPPHQAYEVVEWVAEHGAEHGWDGSLLTVGGQSAGGALAAAVARQALEKGGPSIALQILHYPPLDLVTGARDKRSVIAKPLLRPWMADIFDTSYVPDPAVRSNPLVSPAHPSDTADLTGIAPAFVITPEHDLLHAEGTRYAERLRGVRALYDHLDVPGADHGYDQNDAETARDVYGLMAQHMRQAVHPD; encoded by the coding sequence ATGTCCCTCCTGGCCCGGCCAGCGCTGGCCTCCCCCGCCGCCAAAGTGATGCAGCGTCTGAACGCGCTGCTGGCGGACCGACACGTCGCGTCCTCCCTGCACAAGCGTTATCCGGAGTATCCCCGGAACACACACGAGCTGACCATCCCGACTTCCATCGCCCCGGCCCGCGCTGTGGTGTACTTCCCCGACTGTCCCGACGGCGCGCCTTTGCCGCCGGTCCACGTGAACTTCCACGGTGGCGGCTTCGTCCTGCCGCCGGTCGAGCTGGACGACCCGCTGTGCCGCTTCCTCGCGGCCGAAGCGGGTGCAGTGGTGGTGAACGTGGACTACGTCGTCGCGCCGCAGCACCCGTTTCCCGCGCCGCCTCACCAGGCGTACGAGGTCGTCGAGTGGGTGGCCGAACACGGCGCCGAACACGGCTGGGACGGCAGCCTGCTCACGGTGGGCGGTCAGAGCGCCGGAGGGGCCCTCGCGGCGGCGGTGGCCCGTCAGGCACTGGAAAAGGGAGGTCCCTCCATCGCTCTCCAGATCCTGCACTATCCCCCTCTGGACCTCGTCACCGGTGCCAGAGACAAGCGCTCGGTCATCGCCAAGCCGCTGCTGCGCCCATGGATGGCGGACATCTTCGACACCTCCTACGTGCCGGACCCGGCGGTGCGCAGCAATCCCCTGGTCTCCCCCGCCCATCCCTCCGACACCGCCGACCTGACGGGCATCGCCCCCGCCTTCGTCATCACGCCGGAACACGACCTCCTCCATGCCGAGGGCACTCGCTACGCCGAGCGGCTGCGCGGCGTCAGGGCGCTCTACGACCATCTCGACGTGCCGGGTGCCGACCACGGCTACGACCAGAACGACGCCGAAACGGCCAGAGACGTCTACGGCCTGATGGCCCAGCACATGCGTCAGGCCGTGCACCCCGACTGA
- a CDS encoding IPT/TIG domain-containing protein, translating to MPPVITSVSPAQGPVTGGTTVTLTGTSLTGATAVRFGTTNAASYTVNSSTKITAVTPAGNAGPVPVTVVSPSGTSNTTVTYTYTLVLPAVTGLSPSSGPTSGATTVTLTGTNLTGATAVRFGTTNAASYTVTSPTQITAVSPPGPPGPAAVTVTTPTGTSAASPTAYYFYTPLPVLTELTPDTGPTTGGQTITLTGQNLTNTTTVNFTTPATTFTVQSSTQITATTPPGQDTTTVTVTTPGGTSNPLPYTYLPTPTLTNITPPTAPTTPGTTLTLTGTGLTTTTSVHINNTPTPYTVLTDTQLTTTLPQGPPGPTTITITTPAGTTPPLTLNRTPPPTI from the coding sequence ATGCCTCCCGTGATCACCTCGGTCAGCCCCGCACAGGGACCTGTCACCGGAGGAACAACCGTCACCCTCACCGGCACCAGCCTCACCGGCGCCACCGCCGTCCGCTTCGGCACCACCAACGCCGCCTCCTACACCGTCAACTCCTCCACAAAGATCACCGCGGTCACCCCGGCGGGAAACGCGGGCCCCGTCCCCGTCACCGTGGTCTCCCCCAGCGGCACCAGCAACACCACAGTCACCTACACCTACACACTCGTCCTCCCCGCCGTCACCGGCCTGTCCCCCTCCTCCGGCCCCACCAGCGGCGCCACCACCGTCACCCTCACCGGCACAAACCTCACCGGCGCCACCGCCGTCCGCTTCGGCACCACCAACGCCGCCTCCTACACCGTGACCTCACCCACACAGATCACAGCCGTCTCACCCCCCGGCCCCCCCGGCCCGGCAGCCGTCACCGTGACCACACCCACCGGAACCAGCGCGGCATCCCCCACCGCCTACTACTTCTACACACCCCTCCCCGTCCTCACAGAACTCACCCCCGACACCGGACCCACCACCGGCGGCCAGACCATCACCCTCACCGGACAAAACCTCACCAACACCACCACAGTCAACTTCACCACACCCGCAACAACCTTCACCGTCCAGTCCTCCACCCAGATCACCGCAACCACCCCACCCGGCCAGGACACCACAACAGTCACCGTCACCACACCCGGCGGAACCAGCAACCCCCTCCCCTACACCTACCTCCCCACCCCCACCCTCACCAACATCACCCCACCCACCGCACCCACCACCCCAGGAACCACCCTCACACTCACCGGCACCGGCCTCACCACCACCACATCCGTACACATCAACAACACCCCCACCCCCTACACCGTCCTCACCGACACCCAACTCACCACCACACTCCCCCAAGGCCCCCCCGGCCCCACCACCATCACCATCACCACCCCCGCAGGCACCACACCACCCCTCACCCTCAACCGCACCCCACCACCCACCATCTAA